One segment of Panicum virgatum strain AP13 chromosome 3K, P.virgatum_v5, whole genome shotgun sequence DNA contains the following:
- the LOC120699282 gene encoding helicase and polymerase-containing protein TEBICHI-like isoform X3 yields the protein MASGSSHSQIDQFYQAKKQRPSSRKDDAPRPGPQHGSPGGAKGSLEGYLVRSPSTRATVAASAAPAGSPRGGDAGARRSLTTAMDVDVASSAPVPAVDGDDLELRRFTTDFLSHCCSAILPSRADSEYREQLEKKQKRSASQSILVPCDNASAKKQCIAHCSGLEALKESDDSVAFKKQCINHHGGSEAVEQESVEGVKVSCVGFSALQRCSFTPNTTQKKVGFSLAPGDAPKSVSRNSLTSPGEEFWNAAIEFAEGISAQADKVRGKPGFDTAEDKSSCAVAVCSKTLPRSGNDERDCLNTVGSNDTHQMEKLSNKVEFLAANSQHINSSPLPVKHLDFFHEDDIQVSGLKCEEKGRNEADNVQTNHVVNAMKTSALDLHADSAAMIRCHGVFKSATEGNVHSTREGDKDSHQNKPLAAYSNGCLPKKDTKSKFVSQEVEASTPTSSVPLKGHSKLSSWLPPEICSVYMKKGISELYPWQVECLLVEGVLEKRNLVYCASTSAGKSFVAEVLMLRRILSSGNMAILVLPYVSICAEKAQHLEQLLEPLGRHVRSFYGNQGGGSLPKDTAVAVCTIEKANSLVNKLLEDGRLSELGVIVIDELHMVGDQHRGYLLELMLTKLRYAAGEGNSESSSGETSGSSSGKMATHGLQIIGMSATMPNVAAVADWLQAALYQTDFRPVPLEEFIKVGNQIFDKDMNVVRVLPKVADLGGKDPDHIVEMCNEVVLQGHSVLLFCSSRKGCESTARHVAKFLKVTSVGPSDVSSEFSDAASAIEALRRCPSGLDPVLEETLPFGVAYHHAGLMVEEREIVESCYRKGLVRVLTATSTLAAGVNLPARRVIFRQPKIGRDFIDGTRYRQMAGRAGRTGIDTKGESILVCRPEEVKRITGIIRSNCPPLESCLSEDKNGMTHAIMEVVAGGIVQTANDIHRYVRCTLLNSTKPFDDVVKSAQDSLRWLCHKRFLEWNNETKIYSSTPLGRAAFGSSLNPEESLVVLDDLSRAREGFVLASDLHLVYLVTPINVDLEPDWELYYERFMQLSSLEQEIPVADVCEAFKVARGMVQALQENAGRFASMVSAFCQRLGWNDLEGLVAKFQNRVSFGVRAEIAELTSIPFVKGSRARALYKSGLRTPVAIAEASIPEIAKALFESYTWSGQDDSGLRRMQFGIAKKIKNGARKIVLEEAEAARVAAFSAFKSLGVEVPQFTPSLPAIEDSPTQDMIVPPCGDQIKSNKLAFETDAVDDKNNSSICGASRTTYSLRVEHPGSSIQIKENLGIANSAKITTQEAASPSSTEIVAGSSSTNVADKGPVNAYNFPGGFECFLDQWSAVSEFSFDVHFIKKSVKPSSTLFEVFGLAVCWENSPIYYCNFPKDLVTTGINDSSEMWGHFQRRWRKIADIMQCKSVKKMTWNLKIQIQALKSAYISCQRLARFHLDHKMLDNIEVLDNSYVLLSPISVYNGLDLCLVAWVLWPDEESRTVPNLEKLVKRRLHSEAAAAANRDGRWRNQMHKAAHNGCCRRAAQTRALYAVLKKLLVSQNLNDLVDTIEGPLVNVLADMELWGIGADIDACLQARHIIIKKLKELEKEAYRLAGKSFSLNATADIADILYTHLKLPVPKGCERGKLHPSTDKQSLDHLRDLHPIVPVIKEHRTLAKLLNGTLGSICSRAQLCTRSQRYIIHGNWLQTSTATGRLSMEEPNLQCVEHLVEFNTGKSDKDYSIVSEVDRHQINAREFFIPTQENWLLVTADYSQIELRLMAHFSKDPTLIELLSKPDGDVFTMIASRWVGKEEALISSKERETTKRFIYGILYGMGANSLAEQLECSTEEAAQKIQSFKRFFPGVSSWLHEAVASCRQKGYVETLMGRRRFLTKIMAGNSKEKAKAQRQAVNSICQGSAADIIKVAMIRVHSVITNRTSEVDSTDEVTRIFSEIGGKCHLILQVHDELVLEVDPCMVQQAGRLLQICMEEAASLLVPLRAKVKVGKTWGSLEPFYPEPC from the exons ATGGCGTCGGGCTCCTCTCACTCCCAAATCGACCAg TTCTACCAGGCCAAGAAGCAGAGGCCCTCGTCGCGCAAGGACGACGCGCCGCGACCCGGGCCGCAGCATGGGAGCCCCGGCGGCGCCAAGGGGTCCCTGGAGGGGTACCTCGTCCGGTCGCCTTCCACCCGTGCCACGgtggcggcctcggcggcccCCGCGGGCTCGCCGAGGGGCGGGGACGCGGGCGCCAGGCGGAGCCTCACGACCGCTATGGACGTCGATGtcgcctcctctgctccggtGCCGGCGGTTGACGGGGACGATTTGGAGCTCAGGAGATTCACGACGGACTTCCTTTCCCATTGCTGCAG TGCTATCCTCCCTTCGAGGGCTGACTCTGAGTACCGTGAGCAGTTGGAGAAGAAGCAGAAGCGGAGTGCGAGTCAGTCGATCTTGGTTCCTTGCGACAATGCCTCTGCCAAGAAGCAGTGCATTGCTCATTGCAGTGGCTTGGAAGCTCTAAAG GAATCAGATGATAGTGTGGCCTTCAAGAAGCAATGCATCAATCACCATGGTGGCTCGGAGGCTGTGGAG CAGGAATCAGTTGAGGGGGTAAAGGTGAGTTGTGTGGGATTTTCAGCCTTGCAAAGATGTAGCTTTACCCCAAATACTACACAGAAAAAAGTTGGGTTTTCTTTAGCCCCTGGGGACGCCCCAAAATCTGTATCAAGGAATTCCCTTACTTCACCCGGGGAAGAATTCTGGAATGCAGCAATTGAATTCGCTGAGGGAATATCTGCCCAGGCAGACAAGGTCCGTGGAAAGCCTGGGTTTGATACAGCAGAGGATAAATCATCTTGTGCAGTCGCAGTGTGCTCTAAGACTCTTCCTAGATCAGGAAATGATGAGCGTGACTGTCTAAATACAGTTGGCAGCAATGATACACATCAGATGGAGAAGTTGTCAAACAAAGTTGAATTTCTGGCAGCAAACAGTCAGCATATAAACAGCTCTCCTTTGCCTGTGAAGCACCTGGACTTCTTTCATGAGGATGACATCCAAGTTTCAGGTTTGAAATGTGAAGAAAAAGGCAGAAATGAAGCTGATAATGTACAAACAAACCATGTTGTAAATGCGATGAAGACAAGTGCTCTTGATTTGCATGCGGATTCTGCAGCCATGATCCGATGTCATGGGGTATTCAAGTCAGCAACTGAAGGGAATGTTCACTCAACTCGAGAGGGTGACAAAGATTCTCATCAAAATAAACCACTTGCTGCATATTCAAATGGCTGCTTGCCTAAGAAAGATACCAAAAGTAAATTTGTTTCTCAAGAAGTGGAAGCTAGCACACCTACTAGCTCTGTTCCTCTGAAGGGCCACTCAAAGTTATCAAGTTGGCTCCCTCCAGAGATTTGTTCTGTATACATGAAAAAAGGCATTTCGGAGCTGTATCCTTGGCAG GTTGAGTGCTTACTTGTGGAAGGTGTCTTGGAGAAAAGGAATCTTGTGTATTGTGCATCCACGAG TGCTGGTAAAAGCTTTGTTGCTGAAGTTCTGATGTTGAGGAGGATACTGTCAAGTGGGAATATGGCAATTCTTGTCCTTCCCTATGTGTCGATATGTGCTGAAAAG GCTCAACATCTTGAACAACTTCTTGAGCCACTGGGTAGGCATGTCCGTAGCTTCTATGGAAACCAGGGCGGAGGATCACTTCCTAAAGATACAGCAGTTGCTGTGTGTACCATAGAGAAGGCAAATTCTTTGGTAAATAAGTTGTTGGAGGATGGCCGTCTCTCTGAACTTGGTGTAATTGTAATAGATGAACTTCATATG GTTGGTGACCAACACAGAGGGTACCTTTTAGAGCTGATGCTGACAAAGCTTCGATATGCTGCTGGTGAAGGGAATTCAGAGTCATCTAGTGGAGAAACTTCAGGCTCTAGCAGTGGGAAGATGGCAACTCATGGATTGCAGATAATTGGTATGAGTGCTACTATGCCCAACGTTGCTGCTGTAGCTGATTGGCTTCAA GCTGCTCTTTACCAAACTGACTTTCGACCAGTTCCACTGGAGGAATTTATCAAAGTTGGTAATCAAATATTTGATAAAGACATGAATGTTGTTCGTGTCCTTCCAAAAGTAGCTGACCTCGGTGGCAAGGATCCAGATCATATTGTTGAAATGTGTAACGAG GTTGTTCTTCAGGGTCATTCTGTTCTTTTGTTTTGCTCCAGCCGTAAAGGCTGTGAGTCAACTGCAAGACATGTTGCCAAGTTCTTGAAAGTAACCTCTGTTGGACCAAGTGATGTTAGTTCAGAATTTTCAGATGCTGCATCAGCTATTGAAGCCTTGAGGAGGTGCCCTTCTGGATTGGATCCTGTATTGGAAGAAACCCTTCCTTTTGGTGTTGCATATCATCATGCTGGTCTTATG GTTGAGGAGAGGGAGATTGTGGAGTCATGCTACCGTAAAGGCCTCGTCCGTGTGCTGACTGCCACTTCAACTTTAGCTGCTGGTGTTAACTTGCCTGCTAGACGGGTTATATTTAGGCAACCTAAGATAGGTCGTGATTTTATTGATGGGACTCGCTATAGACAGATGGCTGGTCGTGCTGGTCGAACTGGAATAGACACAAAAGGAGAAAGT ATACTTGTATGCAGGCCTGAAGAGGTCAAGAGGATTACAGGTATTATTAGAAGCAATTGCCCTCCCTTGGAGTCCTGTCTCTCTGAAGATAAAAATGGAATGACTCATGCAATTATGGAGGTTGTTGCTGGTGGGATTGTGCAAACTGCAAATGATATACATCGATATGTGCGGTGTACGCTGCTTAACTCCACCAAACCTTTTGACGATGTCGTGAAGTCAGCTCAAGACTCCCTTCGCTGGTTATGCCATAAAAGGTTTCTTGAATGGAACAATGAGACAAAAATATACTCCTCTACCCCCCTTGGTAGAGCGGCTTTCGGAAGTTCACTCAATCCCGAGGAATCACTG GTTGTGCTTGATGATCTTTCAAGGGCAAGAGAAGGCTTTGTTCTTGCATCTGATTTGCATTTGGTTTACTTGGTCACGCCAATAAATGTGGATCTTGAACCTGATTGGGAATTATATTACGAGAGATTCATGCAACTTTCTTCTCTTGAGCAG GAGATTCCTGTTGCTGATGTTTGTGAGGCATTTAAGGTTGCCAGAGGCATGGTTCAGGCGCTGCAGGAAAATGCTGGCAGGTTTGCTTCAATGGTTTCTGCATTTTGTCAGAGACTTGGTTGGAATGATTTAGAAGGTCTTGTCGCGAAGTTCCAAAATCGTGTCTCTTTTGGAGTTAGGGCAGAGATTGCTGAACTTACATCAATTCCATTTGTCAAG GGCTCACGTGCAAGGGCTTTATATAAGTCTGGTCTGCGTACTCCTGTTGCCATTGCTGAAGCATCTATTCCCGAAATTGCAAAAGCTCTTTTTGAATCTTATACTTGGTCTGGGCAAG ATGATTCTGGTTTACGACGAATGCAATTTGGTATAGCCAAGAAGATAAAAAATGGAGCTCGCAAGATTGTCCTTGAGGAGGCAGAAGCTGCCAGAGTAGCAGCATTCTCAGCTTTCAAGTCACTTGGTGTAGAAGTTCCTCAGTTCACACCTTCACTCCCAGCTATTGAGGACTCCCCAACTCAAGATATGATAGTTCCTCCTTGTGGAGATCAAATTAAGTCCAATAAGCTAGCTTTCGAGACTGATGCTGTAGATGATAAAAATAACTCATCTATTTGTGGTGCTTCAAGAACTACATACAGTCTAAGAGTGGAACACCCTGGTTCTTCCATTCAAATAAAAGAGAATCTAGGAATAGCTAACAGTGCAAAAATTACCACACAGGAAGCAGCATCACCTTCATCAACAGAAATTGTTGCTGGATCGAGTAGTACAAATGTGGCTGACAAAGGTCCTGTCAATGCGTATAACTTCCCAGGGGGATTTGAGTGTTTTCTTGATCAATGGTCTGCAGTTAGTGAATTTTCCTTTGATGTTCATTTTATCAAGAAATCAGTGAAACCATCTTCCACCCTTTTCGAAGTCTTTGGGTTGGCGGTCTGTTGGGAAAATTCCCCCATATATTACTGCAACTTCCCAAAGGATCTAGTCACTACTGGTATCAATGATTCAAGTGAAATGTGGGGTCATTTCCAGAGAAGATGGAGAAAAATAGCTGACATTATGCAATGTAAGAGTGTCAAGAAAATGACATGGAACTTGAAGATCCAGATTCAGGCACTTAAATCAGCTTATATCTCTTGCCAACGGCTTGCAAGGTTTCATCTTGACCATAAAATGCTGGACAATATTGAAGTACTTGACAACTCGTATGTGTTGCTATCACCAATCTCTGTTTATAATGGATTGGATTTATGCCTGGTGGCATGGGTTCTTTGGCCTGATGAAGAAAGCAGAACAGTGCCTAATCTTGAGAAG TTAGTCAAGAGACGACTTCATAgtgaagctgctgctgctgcaaatcGGGATGGAAGATGGAGAAATCAGATGCACAAGGCAGCACACAATGGCTGCTGCAGACGTGCTGCCCAGACTCGGGCTTTGTATGCTGTCCTGAAGAAATTACTTGTTTCTCAAAATCTCAATGATTTGGTTGACACAATTGAGGGTCCATTG GTAAATGTTCTTGCTGATATGGAGCTTTGGGGAATTGGTGCTGACATCGATGCTTGTCTCCAGGCAAGGCATATTATAATAAAAAAGCTAAAGGAACTAGAGAAAGAAGCTTACAGATTAGCTGGCAAGAGTTTCTCACTAAATGCAACTGCTGATATCGCAGACATTCTATACACACACTTAAAATTGCCAGTTCCAAAAGGTTGTGAGAGAGGGAAGCTGCATCCTAGCACTGACAAGCAGTCTCTAGACCATCTAAG GGACCTACACCCAATTGTCCCAGTAATTAAGGAGCACAGAACATTGGCCAAACTGTTGAATGGCACACTAGGGTCCATTTGTTCACGAGCTCAATTGTGCACTCGATCACAAAGGTACATCATCCATGGAAATTGGCTTCAGACATCAACTGCCACTGGCCGCTTATCTATGGAGGAGCCAAATCTGCAG TGTGTTGAGCACTTGGTGGAATTCAATACAGGGAAAAGTGATAAAGATTACTCAATTGTGTCAGAGGTTGATCGTCATCAAATCAATGCCCGTGAATTTTTCATTCCCACACAG GAGAACTGGTTATTGGTAACTGCTGATTACTCACAGATTGAGCTGCGTTTAATGGCTCACTTTTCTAAAGATCCTACTTTGATTGAGCTTCTAAGTAAACCTGATGGTGATGTTTTTACTATGATCGCTTCGAGATGGGTTGGCAAAGAAGAGGCCTTGATCTCTTCCAAAGAGAGAGAGACCACTAAAAGATTCATATATGGCATCCTTTATGGAATGGGTGCAAACTCCCTTGCAGAACAACTTGAGTGCAGCACTGAGGAAGCTGCACAGAAAATCCAAAGCTTTAAGAGATTTTTTCCTGGTGTTTCATCATGGCTACATGAAGCTGTAGCATCTTGCCGCCAAAAAGG ATATGTGGAGACCTTGATGGGCCGGCGACGTTTTCTTACAAAAATAATGGCTGGCAATAGCAAAGagaaagctaaagctcagagACAAGCAGTAAATTCTATTTGCCAG GGTTCTGCTGCTGATATAATCAAGGTGGCTATGATTAGAGTTCATTCGGTAATTACCAACAGAACTAGTGAAGTTGATTCAACTGATGAAGTTACGAGGATTTTTTCAGAAATAGGTGGCAAATGTCACCTTATTTTGCAG GTGCATGACGAGTTGGTATTGGAAGTTGATCCATGTATGGTACAACAGGCTGGAAGGCTGTTACAGATATGTATGGAGGAAGCGGCTTCACTCTTGG TACCTTTGCGTGCAAAAGTAAAGGTGGGAAAAACTTGGGGTTCTCTAGAACCCTTCTATCCCGAGCCTTGTTGA